The genome window TCCGCCAGCCACAAAAAGATGAGCAGAAGATGTTATTTGGCGAGTGCTTCACGAAATGTCGTAGTTGCTCGTGTTTCGACCAGGGAGTCAGCAGGGTAACTTGCTTCTTTGAAAGTAAAAATGGGTTTAGCTAGAAAACTTCTATTTCCCGCAAGATGAATGCATCATGATCTGCGAGGCCGATAACCTCAAATGCAAACTCAACATGGCGCAGGTGAACTGCGAATTCATCAAAGAAGTCACTTTGACTGCCGCCAACGGAGCCAGTAGAGTATTCACACAGGTATTGAATGTAATCCATTTTCCCGGAGTGGCTGCAGGACAGGCCTACTACGGTGAGCATTCCCAAAGAAACACGATAAAGTTGATATACAAGGACTCTCAGGCTGGAGTGCACCCAACCACTAACGGAAGATGCGTCAAATGCGAGTACTTCATAATCGTAAAGCCTTAGTTCTCTGGATGCTTCGTCACCACTCAATAAAACGAGTTCAAAGTGAAGCTTAACATCCTGCAGCCAGCCATGATCTACGAACCGATAGTGGAACCGGATTCCTGGAGGCCGAGCATAGAAGCCAATACCAACATCTTCTTGGAGTTTAACTAGAAAAACGACCTTCTATCCTCGATGGATGAAAAATCTTGATTGGTTGTTCAGATAATAATATGATCATAAGCTCATTTGACGAACTCCTGAGGCAGGTTGTCGGGATGGCTTGCCTTTTGCTTCTCGTATCTCTTCAGCCAAGTCGTTATGGCTCCTTTTAAAAGGCCAATCTCATCGTGGGTGCTTTTGGATTATCGGTAGTTTTTGGAAAAGTAGTCTACGTTTTTCTTTACCTATTTGAGCAAGGCTACAATATTGCTTTAGATGCAGAAGAAGGAGAGCTGTTAGTTCTCCAACCTATCAAGCAAGACGAATATAGTCCCTAGCTTCTTCTACAGATCGTAAGAGATATTCTAATATTTACAATTTTTGAAGAACGTAGTCGTGGCTGGCATCTTCAGTAGCGATAGGGATGGACAGTAGATATAATGCAGTTCTTCGTTTTTGCTGTTACTGAGGGTGTTAGTGTCCTTGTTGTAAGTTGCCTCATTGCAAAACTTGACCATGAAGAGAGAGGAAGTCTTCTCATTGAGAAAACAGTCCAATCCGATCGCATACGGCAAGATGAACATCTCAGAAGTGAGGAAATCTGCAGTAAAGTACCCAAACAGCTTGTTCCTGAGCCATATCTACTTGTACAGGTTTCTCGTGATTAGCTAATAGTCGATTTCTGTGACAATTGACGGAAATTTAATGGATTGGTTGATGGATTTTCCGCCCAGCTATAGCTTGTTGTATGTTCCGACGATGTTGAACTCTCCACATGGGTCAATGAAGAAACTGATGGAGAACTGGGTTAGTTTTTCGCCCTATATTCCCGCCTATATTATGCCTCCTCTTGTTAAAAAATGAGTGATGAACTGGTCATAGTCACCATAGATGTCCTTGTTGATGATCTTGAGCCGATGCCTCAGTTTGCTGCTTAGCTCTTCAGCAATCAGTTTGATCATTTCAGTGTCTTCCACATCAGCAAATTGTGCATCCCCTCCACAAAGCTACCTTAAAAAGCTtatcttgtttatgttgagatAAGCCAATCCTCTGCTCTGGATCTAGTCCTCTATCTTCAAATACCAACAttttatgtgtttgtttttGTGGATGAGGACTGCAAGGGAATTGATTAGTTCCTTCTCGGAAAAGACCGACTGGACTGTCTTGGGAACATGGAAAGGAGGCCTTTACTTATTGGCAACGTTTTTGAATATCTTTAGGCATCCAGATTTAGTAGAGTAAAGCTTTGATAGGTTTTGATTGGATCCAAGTATAGGAATGTTGAGCTACGCTGACAGATTGATATATTACATGGAGGGAAGGGAGGGCACTATATAAGCGAACTGTTTGCCTACTATTTGCTTTATCCTTTTCAGTGCTTTAGGAGAGTAGAGTAGAATGGAAGTGGTGGTAAGATTATAATCATCGAACCTGTCCCTATTCTCAGGCGTGATAAAATACAACTTTTCCTGCACTCTGCTGGAGCTAAACTGAAAAATCGAGGTATAATACTTGATGATTTCCTAATGGAGCTGGAAGGGTGAGACATATATAACGTTCACATCCGTTTCCATCGCTCTGAATATTCTAGTTATCTGGCTGTTTTCCCTCTGCTTCAGGTTCTTCATAGTCAGTCTCTTGAACTCCTCCAGCGAGTACGAGCAAATGTGAATCTAGAAGCGGTTGGAAGTCCGTATGATGTTCCAATTCTTCATGAATTCCTTCTGGATGTGGCCGTGTCTCTCCAGCTTGGCGTTGATGGATTCGAGGACGCGTCTGCGGAATCTCTTGGTTTGGAGGCAGGTGCGCCAGTATCTTTGAATTATGAGGACCTTACCAAGCAGGGACCGGAATTTAGAATAAAAACGCTTGGAAAAAAGCAtcttgaaaaaggaaatgatgcGGTTTGCTGCTAACTGCTGGCCTCTAAGCTATGGATTTGTGTAATACTGGAGGCCAACTATCTTGTGGTTCTTGATTATTTAATGCTTGTTTAGGAAAAGATTGACAAGCTAGTAGTTGGAAAGCACTGACCTATTGGAaatggctataatgtttctaAACTCTATGCTGCCATTAGCTATGCTGTATCTACTCACAAATTTGACGATTTTACTGATGGTCCTGTTGATCCTGCTGCACTCTTCCTCATTGGAAGATTTCAGCTTGCCCAAATGTGCGAATATCTTTTTGTTATCGGTGTACTCCATATCGATTTTGCCCATCTTCACAGTGAGCAGAAGGTTTTCGTTCAGCTTTTATATCTTCGTTATAAATTCCTTCACGATTAGCTGCCTCTACGCTGCCTTCTTCGATGAGTCAACCTTGAGATTGGTGATGTCCCTCGTGCCTGTGCTTTCCTTCCACCTTTCGTCCTCCTTCGTTGGGGTTTtcaatgaaaatattttggtcCTGATCGACGATGGTTTGTTGGCTGAGTTTTCCAGAATGCTCTGCTTTCTGACCAGCACGCCTCCAGATCTATTTTCTTGTTGCTGCTCTGTTCTTCTTTGGCGTTTGTTTCCCTGACGATGCGTTTGGTGCTTTTCTGGTTGTTATTCCTTTCTAGACTGGCCTTGGTGGGCAATCTTTTGGCTGACTGCGATTTCATCCTGACGGATATGGGAGCTTTGGCGTTGGAAATGGAGGGAGGACCATGTTGCCGGCGACGGCTTCAAACTGGATGCCTTTCTCCTCCGGTTGAGCCTGATATTGGTGCTCATGATCTGAATTCCCTATTCACTACCTCTGAGAAACGCTGTCCGAACTCCTTCTCGACGATGGACTGCTTCAGCTTGGCCAAGAGAGCATTCTCCACCTGCTGTGTCATAATAATAACTATTTATAACTTATCCCCCATTAAATGCAGGACATAGATGATACTCAAGCGATCATGGCGGCCTAGAGGACCTCGATGATGTGTGACCCCTTTTCTATCTCAGCCTCAAGAAACTTGGCAATGAAGATGATGTGTTCTGGGATTTTTTGCTAGGATTTTGAATCGAAGAGGTAGTACTGTCCCTCGTAGTTCCTAACAGCGATCCAGTGCCTATCGCTGAGGCCCACCATCGACTTGAAAATGCTAGGCTTGAGCGCCCTATTGATGAGGTAGCCTACTCTTTCCGGTTTTTCCAGCTCGCCCTCCCTGCAAATGGCTATCTTGCTGCCACTGAGCCACCTGCACTCCTTCCCGAAGACCTTGAGCGCGTCCATGAGGACGTTGATGTCGTAGTCTCCTCCCAGCGCATGGCGGTAGTCCTGCTTCACCTCCTTCTCGAACTTCGTGCAGATCTGGTCGAGCATTTCATCGGTGATCTCCTTGCGACCGAGGAGGTTGTTGAGGGCGCACTTGCCGCACTTGGAGCTGAAGGCGCCCTGCTTTTGAAAGTATAGTCCACTGGATAAATACATACTTACTAATGCGGATGGCTTGAGGAAGAATAAGATAAAATTTAAATCAATCACTCCACCGACCCGCTGAAGATGGTCTTGTTGCGCGCCTAGAAGTCCATGTTGAAGTAGTCGATCAGCATGATGTCGGCAAACGCAGAATTCGCTCGCAGGTTAACGATGATCCCCTCGTCGTATACGAAGTCGTATTTCTACTCGGCGTACTAGAAAGGAGCGCCCTAGAAAGAGGAAGAGTGATCTTGTTGAAAGTCACCCTGGGCTATTGCTGCTTCGCAGGGAACTAGACCTCTGTGGCGGGAGTGACTGGATTGGCTTCCGCCGAGGGCTCCATTTCCTTCATGCTGTTGTCCGTGTTCTGGAGAGACTCTTCGGCCTTCATCACGTTCTCCACACTCTCCTCCACCTTGATTCCCTTTCGCCACTCTCTGCCGCCTATTTCTCCCTGTTGGCTTTCTTGAGCTCCAGATCTTTGAGTATGTTCTCGATGCGTTTGCGGATGGTGCAGCGTTGGTACCTATTCTCGTACTTCTTGGCGATGGACTTGAATCTGTTCTTGATCATGTGCTAGGTGCGGTATTCCCCCATCGACTTCGATATCTTGGCCCACTTGGTACCGATGTCCCTCGCGTTTTTGAACAAAGCGATGTCCTCCTCGATCGTCCATTTCTCCTTAGAGAGCGAGGGGTTCAGGTGGTTGAACCACTTCTCCCGGCACTGGTGCGACGTCTTGAAGTAGGCCAAACTGGATCGGCAGTATAACTCATACGCGATGTC of Nymphaea colorata isolate Beijing-Zhang1983 unplaced genomic scaffold, ASM883128v2 scaffold0114, whole genome shotgun sequence contains these proteins:
- the LOC116268108 gene encoding uncharacterized protein LOC116268108, which translates into the protein MKAEESLQNTDNSMKEMEPSAEANPVTPATEGAFSSKCGKCALNNLLGRKEITDEMLDQICTKFEKEVKQDYRHALGGDYDINVLMDALKVFGKECRWLSGSKIAICREGELEKPERVGYLINRALKPSIFKSMVGLSDRHWIAVRNYEGQYYLFDSKS